In a genomic window of Deinococcus ruber:
- a CDS encoding YbjQ family protein, with amino-acid sequence MSQPFGRQSNSNMDMLITTTNELEGYRVVRQLGLVRGLTVRSRSVLGNIGASLQTLLGGNITLYTELAEKARQEAYDLMLQHARERGANAVLGMRYDANEITDGVTEVLAYGTAVVVEAGR; translated from the coding sequence ATGTCGCAACCGTTTGGCAGGCAGAGCAACAGCAACATGGACATGCTCATCACGACCACCAACGAGCTGGAAGGCTACCGGGTGGTGCGTCAGCTGGGGCTGGTGCGCGGCCTCACGGTTCGCAGCCGCAGCGTACTGGGCAATATCGGCGCGAGCCTTCAGACGCTGCTGGGCGGCAACATCACGCTGTATACCGAGCTGGCCGAGAAAGCCCGCCAGGAAGCCTACGACCTGATGCTTCAGCACGCCCGCGAGCGCGGCGCAAACGCGGTGCTGGGCATGCGCTACGACGCCAACGAAATTACCGACGGCGTGACAGAAGTGCTGGCCTACGGAACAGCGGTGGTGGTCGAGGCTGGGCGGTAG
- a CDS encoding PspA/IM30 family protein, producing the protein MAILDRLSRLLRANVNDLISKAEDPTKIIDQTLMDMREAYGEARTEVAGAMAQAAKLQREADTNRTLAKDYGDKAEQALKAGSEDLAREALRRKQNYTDLAAGFDAQLTTTTSTVDQLKTQLRALEAKIDEMESRRQLLVARAQTSKASEALQKASGFDKASGAMSAFDDMEQKVQAMEDRNNASAQLHDEGDIDAQLKNLGRDKSIDDELAALKAKVSGDKPAS; encoded by the coding sequence ATGGCTATTCTGGATCGTCTTTCCCGTCTGCTCCGCGCCAACGTCAACGACCTGATCAGCAAGGCCGAAGACCCCACCAAGATCATCGATCAGACCCTGATGGACATGCGCGAGGCCTACGGTGAGGCCCGCACCGAAGTTGCCGGGGCAATGGCGCAGGCTGCCAAACTCCAGCGCGAAGCCGACACCAACCGCACACTCGCCAAGGACTACGGCGACAAGGCCGAGCAAGCCCTGAAAGCGGGCAGCGAAGACCTCGCAAGAGAAGCGCTGCGCCGCAAGCAGAACTACACCGACCTGGCCGCAGGCTTCGACGCGCAGCTCACCACCACCACCAGCACCGTCGATCAGCTCAAGACCCAGCTGCGGGCGCTGGAGGCCAAGATCGACGAGATGGAGTCGCGCCGTCAGCTGCTGGTGGCCCGCGCCCAGACCTCCAAAGCGAGCGAGGCACTTCAGAAGGCCAGCGGCTTTGACAAGGCCAGCGGTGCCATGAGCGCTTTCGACGACATGGAGCAGAAGGTGCAGGCGATGGAAGACCGCAACAACGCGTCGGCACAGCTTCACGACGAGGGCGACATCGACGCGCAGCTCAAGAATCTGGGCCGCGACAAGAGCATCGACGACGAACTGGCCGCGCTGAAGGCCAAGGTCAGCGGCGACAAGCCCGCCAGCTGA
- a CDS encoding MFS transporter, whose protein sequence is MNRLTGGRLYYGWIVVIVTALALLIAAGARSAPGVFLLPMQQDLKLDRATLSGAVSLGLVMFGLGAPLSGFFIDRFGPRRVVLAGLALLGVSFIASASVHGLPGLYVWWGLLSGLGTGVVGGVLGATVANRWFVRQRGLVTGLFGAATSAGQLMFIPLLTALGTSLGWRTTSIVIGALGLALLLPVLLLLRDSPAELGLSPDGEEAISARPAAPRPTPGIMAAALRSRDFWLLCATFFVCGATSNGLIGTHFIAYCGENGLTPVYAAGMLALMGGFNFVGTLASGYFTDRVDPRGLLSLYYAFRGLSLMVLPLIPPGPALIFFAVLFGLDYIATVPPTTALVADRFGRANLGTVYGWVFCAHQVGAALAAWLGGVLRESLGTYGPSFIAAGVLAVAAALLSRAISRPVAQVAPV, encoded by the coding sequence ATGAACAGGCTGACGGGTGGGCGGCTGTATTACGGCTGGATCGTGGTGATCGTCACGGCGCTGGCGCTACTGATCGCGGCGGGGGCCAGAAGTGCGCCGGGCGTCTTCCTGCTTCCGATGCAGCAGGATCTGAAGCTCGACCGCGCCACGTTGTCGGGGGCGGTCAGCCTGGGTCTGGTGATGTTCGGGCTGGGTGCGCCACTGTCAGGATTTTTTATTGACCGTTTCGGGCCGCGCCGGGTGGTACTAGCCGGGCTGGCGCTGCTGGGCGTGTCGTTTATCGCCAGTGCGTCGGTGCACGGTCTGCCGGGGCTGTACGTGTGGTGGGGCCTGCTGAGTGGCCTGGGAACGGGGGTGGTGGGCGGCGTGCTGGGGGCCACCGTCGCCAACCGCTGGTTCGTGCGTCAGCGCGGGCTGGTGACGGGGCTGTTCGGCGCGGCCACCAGTGCCGGGCAACTGATGTTCATTCCGCTGCTCACGGCGCTGGGCACGTCGCTCGGCTGGCGCACCACCAGCATCGTGATCGGGGCGCTGGGGCTGGCTCTGCTGTTGCCGGTGCTTCTGCTGCTGCGTGACAGTCCCGCCGAACTCGGTCTGTCGCCCGATGGGGAAGAGGCCATATCTGCCCGGCCTGCTGCGCCCAGGCCCACGCCCGGCATCATGGCGGCAGCGCTGCGTTCCCGCGATTTCTGGCTGCTGTGCGCCACCTTCTTCGTGTGCGGCGCGACCAGCAACGGTCTGATCGGTACGCATTTCATCGCCTACTGCGGCGAAAACGGCCTGACCCCCGTGTACGCGGCAGGCATGCTCGCCCTGATGGGCGGCTTCAACTTCGTGGGCACGCTCGCCAGCGGGTATTTCACCGACAGAGTCGATCCGCGTGGGCTGCTCAGCCTGTATTACGCCTTTCGCGGCCTGAGCCTGATGGTGCTGCCGCTGATTCCACCGGGGCCAGCTCTGATCTTCTTCGCGGTGCTGTTCGGCCTTGATTACATCGCCACGGTGCCGCCCACCACCGCACTGGTCGCTGACCGCTTCGGGCGGGCCAATCTGGGCACGGTGTACGGCTGGGTCTTCTGCGCCCATCAGGTCGGGGCGGCGCTGGCGGCGTGGCTGGGCGGCGTGCTGCGCGAGTCGCTGGGCACGTATGGCCCCAGTTTCATCGCGGCGGGGGTGCTGGCGGTGGCAGCGGCGCTGCTGTCGCGGGCCATCAGCAGGCCAGTGGCGCAGGTGGCCCCAGTCTGA
- a CDS encoding NADH:flavin oxidoreductase/NADH oxidase — protein MTQPASSTLQDPARSTALFTELRLRQLKLKNRIVVSPMCMYSSKNGFAGDFHLAHLGSFALGGAGLIFTEAAAVSPEGRITPDDLGIWNDDHIQGLGHITDFAHAQNSRIGVQLAHAGRKASTWSPWRGQGAVSDIEGGWQVVGPDTQPFNDSYPTPQALDLEGIRKVVTDFQAAARRAMMAGFDTVEIHAAHGYLLHQFMSPLSNSRTDDYGGSFDNRIRLTMEVARTVRAAFPDHLPVFVRVSATDWAEGGWTLDETVELSKRLQAEGIDVMDVSSGGLTPLQKIEVGPGYQLPFAQRIREETEMAVMGVGLITTPQQAEDVVAGEQADLVAIAREFLRDPRFPQRAARELGVKIEVPSQYGRAISL, from the coding sequence ATGACTCAGCCCGCGTCGAGCACTCTTCAGGATCCAGCCCGCAGCACCGCCCTGTTCACCGAGTTGCGGCTGCGGCAACTGAAGCTGAAGAACCGCATCGTGGTTTCTCCGATGTGCATGTACAGCAGCAAGAACGGCTTCGCGGGCGATTTTCATCTGGCGCACCTGGGGTCGTTTGCGCTCGGGGGGGCGGGCCTGATCTTTACCGAGGCGGCGGCGGTCAGTCCGGAAGGCCGCATCACGCCCGACGATCTGGGCATCTGGAACGACGATCATATTCAGGGGCTGGGCCACATCACCGATTTCGCGCACGCTCAGAACAGCAGAATTGGCGTGCAGCTCGCCCACGCCGGACGAAAAGCCAGCACGTGGTCGCCGTGGCGCGGTCAGGGAGCGGTGTCTGATATAGAAGGCGGCTGGCAGGTGGTCGGCCCCGACACCCAGCCCTTCAACGACAGCTATCCGACCCCGCAGGCGCTCGATCTGGAAGGCATTCGTAAGGTCGTCACGGATTTCCAGGCTGCCGCCCGCCGCGCCATGATGGCAGGTTTCGATACCGTCGAGATTCACGCCGCACACGGCTATCTGCTGCATCAGTTCATGTCGCCGCTGTCCAATTCGCGCACCGACGACTACGGCGGCTCGTTCGACAACCGCATTCGCCTGACGATGGAGGTGGCCCGCACTGTCCGGGCAGCCTTCCCCGATCATCTGCCGGTGTTTGTGCGCGTCAGTGCGACCGACTGGGCCGAGGGTGGCTGGACACTCGACGAAACGGTCGAGCTGTCCAAGCGGCTGCAAGCCGAGGGCATCGATGTGATGGACGTGTCGAGCGGTGGCCTGACGCCCCTTCAGAAGATCGAGGTGGGGCCGGGTTATCAGCTGCCTTTCGCCCAGCGCATCCGCGAGGAAACCGAGATGGCCGTGATGGGCGTGGGCCTGATCACCACGCCGCAACAGGCTGAGGACGTGGTGGCAGGCGAGCAGGCCGATCTGGTGGCAATTGCCCGCGAATTTCTGCGCGACCCGCGTTTTCCGCAGCGGGCGGCGCGGGAACTGGGCGTGAAGATCGAGGTGCCGAGCCAGTACGGACGGGCCATTTCGCTGTAA
- a CDS encoding ABC transporter permease, which translates to MTAVIAPAAPKRQQNVFWKRFRRSGPGRIGAVMVIVFVVAALLAPLLHPYDASRDLDYRFRLSPPSISALWNPDVREKYKDPVTGKTDLFRHPFGTDNLGRDIANRIWHGARISLVIGIVATAIAMIIGSLLGLLAGFFGGTLDAVLGYITDVMLAFPSILIAIGIASVSNLPGLFTVMLAVSIPQVPLYLRLARSVVLGVREREFVQAANALGAGTSRTIFRHVLPNSISPLIVQAALSIATATIEAAALGFLGLGVPPPTPEWGTMLSDSRDYYTSAAWTMIFPGLAILFTVLGFNLLGDGLRDVLDPRSTQ; encoded by the coding sequence ATGACGGCGGTGATTGCACCAGCAGCGCCCAAACGCCAGCAGAACGTGTTCTGGAAGCGGTTTCGGCGCAGCGGCCCCGGACGTATCGGCGCGGTGATGGTAATCGTGTTCGTGGTGGCCGCACTGCTCGCCCCGCTGCTGCACCCCTACGACGCCAGCCGCGACCTCGATTACCGCTTCCGGCTGTCGCCACCAAGCATTTCGGCGCTGTGGAACCCAGACGTACGCGAAAAATACAAAGACCCGGTCACGGGCAAGACCGACCTGTTCCGCCATCCCTTCGGCACCGACAACCTGGGCCGCGACATCGCCAACCGCATCTGGCACGGCGCACGCATCAGTTTGGTGATCGGCATCGTGGCAACGGCCATCGCCATGATCATCGGCAGTCTGCTGGGGCTGCTGGCAGGCTTCTTCGGCGGCACACTCGATGCCGTGCTGGGCTACATCACCGATGTGATGCTGGCCTTTCCTAGCATCCTGATCGCCATCGGCATCGCCAGCGTCAGCAACCTGCCGGGCCTGTTTACCGTGATGCTGGCGGTCAGCATTCCGCAGGTGCCGCTGTATCTGCGACTGGCCCGCAGTGTGGTGCTGGGCGTGCGCGAACGCGAATTCGTGCAGGCGGCGAACGCGCTCGGAGCCGGAACGTCGCGCACCATCTTCCGCCACGTGCTGCCCAACAGCATTTCGCCGCTGATCGTGCAGGCAGCCCTGAGCATCGCCACCGCCACCATCGAGGCCGCCGCGCTGGGCTTCCTGGGGCTGGGTGTGCCGCCGCCCACGCCCGAATGGGGCACCATGCTGTCAGACAGCCGCGACTATTACACCAGCGCCGCCTGGACGATGATCTTCCCCGGTCTGGCAATTCTGTTCACGGTGCTGGGCTTCAACCTGCTGGGCGACGGCCTGCGCGACGTGCTCGACCCGCGAAGCACGCAGTAG
- a CDS encoding ABC transporter permease: MGIYVLRRLWRTLLVLIGISVVVFAFVRSLPGDPATVILGERANPVSAARLTEQLGLNKPWFINIKDPAHLFDAQYPRYIWKVVHGDLDKGQKSQIPVTDELRARFPATFELALAAMFFALLIGLPAGIIAALRRNSVWDSLATTVSLVGVSMPVFWLGLLLSYFFAVVLHWFPPSARLSTGVDLQPLTGLYVLDGLLRGRLDVAWDALRHLVLPAIALGSIPMAITARITRSSLLEVLGQDYVRTAKAKGVAPRLVTLKHALRNALLPVVTVVGLQAGLLLGGAVLTETIFSWPGLGSWLYDAISSRDYPVIQGGVIFAALVVSVVNLLVDLSYAFLDPRIQYR; this comes from the coding sequence TTGGGTATTTACGTCCTTCGCCGTCTGTGGCGTACTCTGCTGGTGCTCATCGGCATCAGCGTCGTGGTCTTTGCCTTCGTGCGTTCGCTGCCGGGCGACCCTGCCACCGTCATTCTCGGGGAGCGGGCCAACCCGGTGTCGGCGGCCCGCCTGACCGAGCAACTCGGCCTGAACAAGCCCTGGTTCATCAACATCAAAGACCCGGCCCATCTGTTCGACGCGCAGTATCCGCGCTACATCTGGAAGGTCGTGCACGGCGATCTGGACAAGGGCCAGAAATCGCAGATTCCTGTGACCGACGAACTCCGCGCTCGTTTTCCGGCCACCTTCGAGCTGGCACTGGCCGCGATGTTCTTTGCCCTCCTGATCGGGTTGCCCGCCGGAATCATCGCGGCGCTTCGGCGCAACAGCGTGTGGGACAGCCTGGCAACCACCGTCAGTCTGGTGGGTGTGAGCATGCCGGTGTTCTGGCTGGGCCTGCTGCTCAGCTACTTCTTTGCGGTGGTGCTGCACTGGTTCCCGCCGAGTGCGCGGCTGTCTACGGGCGTCGATCTGCAACCGCTGACCGGCCTGTACGTGCTCGACGGTCTGCTGCGGGGCCGCCTGGATGTGGCCTGGGACGCGCTGCGGCATCTGGTGTTGCCCGCCATCGCGCTGGGCAGCATTCCGATGGCGATCACCGCCCGCATCACCCGCAGTTCGCTGCTGGAGGTGCTGGGACAGGATTACGTGCGAACCGCCAAGGCCAAAGGCGTGGCACCTCGGCTGGTGACGCTCAAGCACGCCCTGAGAAACGCGCTGCTGCCGGTGGTCACGGTGGTGGGGCTTCAGGCCGGGCTGCTGCTGGGCGGCGCGGTGCTGACCGAAACCATCTTCAGTTGGCCGGGGCTGGGATCATGGCTGTACGACGCCATCAGCAGCCGCGACTACCCGGTGATTCAGGGCGGCGTGATCTTTGCGGCCCTGGTGGTCAGCGTCGTCAATCTGCTGGTCGATCTGAGCTACGCCTTCCTCGACCCGCGTATTCAGTACCGCTAG
- a CDS encoding ABC transporter substrate-binding protein, with protein MKKYILTALLGAALAGSASAATLVYGNNGDPVSLEPGNITDGISITVQRQIYDTLVDFKDGTTDPVPGLAVSWKSNPDATSWTFNLRKGVKFQDGTPFNADAVVFNWKRWWDPKDPTGYRDQGRTYEIMGDLLGGFKGDKTAVIKDIVKVDDSTVRFDLTGGNSDFPVVIGSGYFGLASPTAVKEQGAKYGTPASTPVGTGPFTFVSWKTGDSITLKANPNYWGAKARVDTLVVRSIKDASQRLNELKAGTIDFASDLTPDSLGAVKADKTLTAIMKPSFNVGFVSMNNKNPILAKQAVRTAISMAINKKAIADAFWGGLAVSNSSFLPPVMAWANSSAVPGDYKYDPAAAKKMLADAGYANGFSVDLWYMPVSRPYFPTPKPIAEAIAADLSAIGIKVNLKTEDWAKYLQDRNKEPGFDMYMIGWTGDYGSPDNFYGAYYGANASDDINFNPPALQTLLEQGRAALTRDAKAKVYAQLHKLTYDAAYRIPMVHSQPLAAARTYVKNWVPSPLGSEAWNKIILIGKK; from the coding sequence ATGAAGAAATACATCCTGACGGCCCTGCTGGGCGCGGCACTCGCGGGCAGCGCATCGGCGGCCACCCTGGTTTACGGCAACAACGGCGACCCGGTCAGCCTGGAACCCGGCAACATCACCGACGGCATCAGCATCACGGTGCAGCGCCAGATCTATGACACCCTGGTCGATTTCAAGGACGGCACCACCGATCCTGTGCCCGGCCTGGCCGTGAGCTGGAAGAGCAACCCCGACGCGACCAGCTGGACCTTCAACCTCCGCAAGGGCGTGAAGTTCCAGGACGGCACGCCGTTCAACGCCGACGCGGTGGTATTCAACTGGAAGCGCTGGTGGGACCCCAAGGACCCGACCGGCTACCGCGATCAGGGCCGCACCTACGAGATAATGGGCGACCTGCTGGGCGGCTTCAAGGGCGATAAGACGGCGGTCATCAAGGACATCGTGAAGGTGGACGACAGCACCGTGCGCTTCGACCTGACCGGCGGCAACTCCGACTTCCCGGTGGTCATCGGCTCGGGCTACTTCGGCCTCGCGTCGCCCACCGCCGTGAAGGAGCAGGGAGCCAAGTATGGCACCCCCGCCAGCACCCCGGTCGGCACCGGCCCCTTCACCTTCGTCAGCTGGAAGACCGGCGACAGCATCACCCTGAAGGCCAACCCGAACTACTGGGGAGCCAAGGCCCGCGTCGATACGCTGGTCGTCCGCAGCATCAAAGACGCCTCGCAGCGCCTGAACGAGCTGAAGGCCGGAACCATCGATTTCGCCTCTGACCTGACGCCCGACAGCCTGGGCGCGGTGAAGGCTGACAAGACCCTGACGGCCATCATGAAGCCGAGCTTCAACGTGGGCTTTGTCAGCATGAACAACAAGAACCCGATCCTGGCGAAGCAGGCCGTTCGCACGGCGATCAGCATGGCAATCAACAAGAAAGCCATTGCCGACGCGTTCTGGGGCGGCCTCGCGGTCAGCAACTCCAGCTTCCTGCCGCCGGTCATGGCCTGGGCCAACAGCAGCGCCGTTCCCGGCGACTACAAGTACGATCCTGCCGCCGCCAAGAAGATGCTGGCCGACGCCGGATACGCCAACGGCTTCAGCGTGGACCTGTGGTACATGCCCGTGTCGCGTCCGTACTTCCCCACCCCCAAGCCGATTGCCGAGGCCATCGCCGCCGACCTTTCGGCCATCGGCATCAAGGTCAACCTGAAGACCGAGGACTGGGCCAAGTACCTGCAAGACCGCAACAAGGAACCCGGCTTCGACATGTACATGATCGGCTGGACGGGTGACTACGGCAGCCCCGATAACTTCTACGGTGCGTACTACGGTGCCAACGCCTCCGACGACATCAACTTCAACCCGCCCGCTCTTCAGACGCTGCTGGAACAGGGCCGCGCCGCCCTGACCCGCGACGCCAAGGCCAAGGTCTACGCTCAGCTGCACAAGCTGACCTACGACGCGGCCTACCGCATTCCGATGGTGCACAGCCAGCCGCTGGCCGCCGCACGCACCTACGTCAAGAACTGGGTTCCCAGCCCACTGGGCAGCGAAGCCTGGAACAAGATCATCCTGATCGGCAAGAAGTAA
- a CDS encoding ABC transporter ATP-binding protein: MAEASVLNRASGAAGAQPMLELKDIHTYYGHIHALKGISLEVMQGEIIALIGGNGAGKTTTLRTVSGMQKPRSGTLTYMGKNIAGSRPDTIMLQGMSHVPEGRRIFGQLTVRENLEIGAYTVTDRALINQRIQEGFEFFPRLKEREKQLGGTLSGGEQQMLAIARALMVAPKLLLLDEPSMGLSPKFVEAIFDIVERLNKERGTTILLVEQNASMALGIAQRAYVMQTGEIRLQGPAADIANNESVRKAYLGED, from the coding sequence ATGGCTGAAGCGTCGGTACTGAACAGGGCAAGTGGCGCAGCAGGCGCTCAGCCGATGCTGGAGCTGAAGGACATCCACACGTATTACGGGCACATTCACGCCCTGAAAGGCATCAGCCTGGAAGTGATGCAGGGCGAGATCATCGCGCTGATCGGCGGCAACGGAGCGGGTAAAACCACCACGCTGCGGACCGTCAGCGGTATGCAGAAGCCCCGCAGCGGCACACTGACCTACATGGGCAAGAACATCGCCGGATCGCGCCCCGACACCATCATGCTCCAGGGCATGAGCCATGTGCCGGAAGGTCGGCGCATCTTCGGGCAGCTGACCGTGCGCGAGAATCTGGAAATCGGGGCATACACCGTGACCGACCGCGCCCTGATCAATCAGCGCATTCAGGAAGGCTTCGAGTTCTTCCCTCGTCTGAAAGAGCGCGAGAAGCAGCTCGGCGGCACGCTGTCGGGCGGCGAACAGCAGATGTTGGCGATTGCCCGCGCCCTGATGGTGGCTCCCAAGCTGCTGCTGCTCGATGAACCCAGCATGGGCCTGTCGCCCAAGTTCGTGGAAGCGATCTTCGACATCGTGGAGCGCCTGAACAAGGAGCGCGGCACCACCATTCTGCTGGTCGAGCAGAACGCCAGCATGGCGCTGGGGATCGCGCAGCGAGCGTATGTGATGCAGACCGGCGAGATCCGCCTTCAGGGGCCAGCCGCCGACATCGCCAATAACGAAAGCGTTCGAAAAGCCTATCTGGGCGAAGACTGA
- a CDS encoding ABC transporter ATP-binding protein yields MSAPTQKITSQKSPISRASATSDSVLSVSGLTKTFGGLLAVNSVNLEVPRASIVSVIGPNGAGKTTFFNMITGIYEPDAGSILLDGVDLVGLRPDQVTSAGIARTFQNIRLFASMTAEENILVGRHPRLKANYVDALFRTKRFHEDEASAREAAAVLLDFVGLKRASQELSTSLPYGDQRRLEIARALATNPKVILLDEPAAGMNPRETETLKALIRAIRDELGVTVVLIEHDMRLVMTLSEHITVLNYGAKLAEGLPHEIRNNPEVMEAYLGRGAAAGEYGKEGANG; encoded by the coding sequence ATGAGTGCGCCCACGCAGAAAATCACGTCTCAGAAGTCACCGATCAGCCGTGCTTCCGCCACATCCGACAGTGTTCTGAGCGTCAGCGGCCTGACCAAAACCTTCGGCGGTCTGCTGGCCGTCAACAGCGTGAATCTGGAAGTGCCGCGTGCCAGCATCGTCTCGGTGATCGGGCCGAACGGCGCGGGCAAGACCACCTTCTTCAACATGATCACTGGCATCTATGAACCCGATGCGGGCAGCATTCTGCTCGATGGCGTCGATCTGGTGGGCCTGCGCCCCGATCAGGTGACATCGGCGGGCATCGCGCGTACCTTCCAGAACATCCGGCTGTTCGCCTCCATGACTGCCGAAGAGAACATTCTGGTGGGCCGCCATCCACGCCTGAAGGCCAATTATGTGGACGCGCTCTTCCGCACCAAGCGCTTTCACGAAGACGAGGCGAGTGCGCGTGAAGCGGCGGCAGTGCTGCTCGACTTCGTGGGCCTGAAGCGGGCCAGTCAGGAACTCTCGACCAGTCTGCCCTACGGCGATCAGCGTCGGCTGGAGATTGCGCGGGCACTGGCGACCAATCCGAAGGTGATTCTGCTCGACGAACCGGCGGCAGGCATGAACCCCCGCGAAACCGAAACGCTCAAGGCGCTGATCCGCGCCATCCGTGACGAGCTGGGTGTGACGGTGGTGCTGATCGAACACGATATGCGCCTGGTCATGACGCTTTCGGAGCACATCACGGTGCTGAACTACGGAGCCAAGCTCGCAGAAGGTCTGCCGCACGAGATTCGCAACAACCCCGAAGTGATGGAAGCTTATCTGGGACGCGGGGCCGCCGCCGGAGAGTACGGCAAGGAGGGGGCCAATGGCTGA
- a CDS encoding branched-chain amino acid ABC transporter permease: protein MTALSRTPGMRPGSAPDRTVPLIIYTVVTSLLLFLALGDLTDSVKFPSVITSGVFLLFLGSLLLAYQWKASNVVKLLVGAFVLLIAIPDVGRLNGSYFDLAIQMCIFAALALGLNIVVGQAGLLDLGYVAFFAVGAYVWGIFGSGQFQQIVQSNLPYTPMGVGDWLIPLILTLLGVAGYLWLKSIDRAHPGAMKPQGAQRAARSVSILLIVIGVAGVLTLVATLINAAVSSYYGSHAPSLTALATGINPNFFWLFIFIAVATAAISGVLIGLPVLKLKGDYLAIVTLGLGEVIRVFANNLTKYTNGPQGITTITTAPVSWMDKLATSLKFPPEQFKLFFLYFLVLVIIAVVITVNVRLGRSNIGRAWVAIREDELAAQAMGVPLVKTKIMAFATGASFAGVMGVIFAAKQQFISPESFSYLQSIGVLTMVILGGMGNIAGVILGAIVVTWINLSVLPGLSETIQSSFPGLNSNLDPAKYNRLLFGVILVLMMLFRPEGLLPSARQQAMLHENDDTDPAESSLNADGALGGALGTGAAGMPDVESPGMSPRLENRTTGDKK from the coding sequence ATGACCGCACTTTCCCGCACGCCAGGGATGCGCCCCGGGAGCGCTCCCGACCGCACTGTTCCGCTCATCATCTATACCGTGGTCACCTCGCTGCTGCTATTTCTGGCACTGGGCGACCTGACCGACAGCGTCAAGTTCCCGTCGGTCATCACCTCGGGCGTCTTCCTGCTGTTCCTGGGCAGCCTGCTGCTGGCGTACCAGTGGAAGGCGAGCAACGTCGTCAAGCTGCTGGTAGGCGCGTTCGTGCTGCTGATCGCCATTCCGGATGTCGGGCGACTGAACGGCAGTTACTTCGATCTGGCGATCCAGATGTGCATCTTTGCCGCGCTGGCCCTGGGTCTGAACATCGTGGTGGGGCAGGCAGGTCTGCTCGACCTGGGCTACGTGGCCTTTTTCGCGGTGGGCGCATACGTCTGGGGCATTTTCGGCAGCGGACAGTTCCAGCAGATCGTGCAGTCGAACCTGCCGTACACCCCGATGGGCGTGGGCGACTGGCTGATTCCGCTGATCCTGACGCTGCTGGGTGTGGCAGGGTATCTGTGGCTGAAGTCGATTGACAGAGCGCACCCCGGCGCAATGAAGCCGCAGGGCGCTCAGCGGGCCGCCCGCTCTGTCAGCATCCTGCTGATCGTGATCGGGGTGGCGGGCGTGCTGACGCTGGTTGCCACGCTGATCAACGCCGCCGTTTCGAGCTACTACGGCAGCCACGCGCCTTCGCTGACTGCCCTCGCCACCGGCATCAATCCCAATTTCTTCTGGCTGTTCATCTTTATCGCCGTCGCCACTGCCGCCATCTCAGGTGTGCTGATCGGTCTGCCGGTGCTGAAGCTCAAGGGCGATTACCTCGCCATCGTCACCCTGGGCCTGGGCGAAGTGATCCGGGTGTTCGCCAACAACCTGACGAAGTACACCAACGGGCCGCAGGGCATCACCACCATCACCACCGCGCCGGTATCGTGGATGGACAAGCTGGCGACCTCGCTGAAGTTCCCGCCCGAGCAGTTCAAGCTGTTTTTCCTGTACTTCCTGGTGCTGGTCATCATCGCGGTGGTTATTACCGTGAATGTGCGCCTGGGCCGCAGCAACATCGGACGCGCCTGGGTCGCCATCCGCGAGGACGAGCTGGCCGCGCAGGCGATGGGCGTGCCGCTGGTCAAGACCAAGATCATGGCGTTTGCCACCGGAGCCAGCTTCGCGGGCGTCATGGGCGTGATCTTCGCCGCCAAGCAGCAGTTCATCTCGCCTGAAAGCTTCAGTTACCTCCAGAGCATCGGAGTGCTGACGATGGTAATTCTGGGCGGCATGGGCAATATCGCGGGCGTGATTCTGGGTGCGATTGTCGTGACCTGGATCAACCTCAGCGTGCTGCCCGGCCTGTCGGAAACCATTCAGAGCAGCTTTCCCGGCCTGAACAGCAACCTCGACCCGGCCAAGTACAACCGCCTGCTGTTCGGCGTGATTCTGGTGCTGATGATGCTGTTCCGGCCTGAGGGTCTGTTGCCCTCGGCCCGCCAGCAGGCGATGCTGCACGAAAACGACGACACCGACCCTGCCGAGAGCAGTCTGAATGCCGACGGCGCACTGGGCGGGGCCCTGGGAACAGGTGCGGCGGGCATGCCGGATGTCGAGTCGCCGGGGATGAGTCCCAGGCTGGAGAACCGGACGACGGGAGACAAGAAATGA